From the Paludibacterium paludis genome, one window contains:
- the katG gene encoding catalase/peroxidase HPI: MGACPVNHTGMASANRSNTRWWPKALNLDILHQHDTKTQPMDAGFDYRTEVAKLDVAALKRDLKALMTTSQDWWPADWGHYGGLMIRMAWHSAGTYRVADGRGGAGRGNQRFAPINSWPDNANLDKARRLLWPIKKKYGNRISWADLIILAGNMAYESMGLKTFGFAFGREDIWHPEKDAYWGSETEWLAPSGSAGSRYSGRRDLENPLAAAMMGLIYVNPEGVDGKPDPLKTARDMRETFARMAMNDEETVALTAGGHTVGKCHGNGDAAHLGPPPEGAEPEEQGLGWNNHTTRGTGRDTVTSGIEGAWTTHPTRWDNGYFDMLLGHDWEQKKSPAGAWQWEPVDIREEDKPLDVEIPSVRHNPIMTDADMALKMDPAYRNISERFHRDPAHFADVFARAWFKLTHRDMGPKSRYLGPDIPKEDLIWQDPVPAGRADYDVHAVKARIATAGLTISDMVRTAWDSARTFRHSDMRGGANGARIRLAPQKDWEGNEPPRLANVLATLEPIAEASGASIADVIVLAGNVGIELAAKAAGIDIEVPFAPGRGDATAAMTDAESFEVLEPLADGFRNWLKKDDAASPEELLLERAQLMGLTACEMTLLTGGMRVLGTNHGGTRHGVFTDRIGHLTQDFFVNLTDMSYEWKAVGHNLYEIRDRKNGTPKWTATRVDLVFGSHSVLRAYAEVYAQDDNREKFVRDFVSAWAKVMNADRFDLP, encoded by the coding sequence GTGGGTGCCTGCCCCGTCAACCACACCGGAATGGCCTCGGCGAACCGGTCGAACACCCGGTGGTGGCCCAAGGCCCTGAACCTGGACATTCTGCATCAGCACGACACCAAGACCCAGCCGATGGACGCAGGCTTCGACTACCGGACCGAGGTCGCAAAACTCGACGTCGCGGCATTGAAGCGCGACCTCAAGGCGCTGATGACCACCAGCCAGGACTGGTGGCCGGCCGACTGGGGACACTACGGCGGATTGATGATCCGCATGGCGTGGCACTCTGCGGGCACCTATCGCGTCGCGGATGGCCGTGGCGGCGCTGGCAGGGGCAATCAGCGTTTTGCCCCGATCAACTCCTGGCCGGACAACGCCAATCTCGACAAGGCGCGCCGACTGCTGTGGCCGATCAAGAAAAAATACGGCAACAGGATCAGTTGGGCCGATCTGATCATTCTCGCGGGCAACATGGCCTATGAATCGATGGGACTGAAGACCTTCGGTTTTGCCTTTGGCCGCGAAGACATCTGGCACCCCGAGAAAGACGCTTATTGGGGCTCCGAGACAGAATGGCTGGCCCCAAGCGGCAGCGCCGGCAGTCGTTACTCCGGTCGGCGTGATCTGGAAAACCCGCTCGCCGCGGCCATGATGGGTCTGATCTATGTGAACCCGGAGGGCGTCGATGGCAAGCCCGACCCCCTCAAGACCGCCCGCGACATGCGCGAGACCTTTGCCCGCATGGCCATGAACGATGAGGAAACCGTCGCACTGACCGCCGGTGGCCATACCGTGGGCAAATGTCACGGCAATGGCGACGCCGCCCATCTTGGCCCGCCCCCTGAAGGCGCGGAACCGGAAGAACAGGGCCTTGGCTGGAACAACCACACGACTCGCGGTACAGGCCGGGACACCGTGACCAGCGGCATCGAGGGGGCCTGGACCACGCATCCCACCCGGTGGGATAACGGGTATTTTGACATGCTGTTGGGACATGACTGGGAACAGAAGAAAAGCCCGGCCGGCGCATGGCAGTGGGAACCGGTCGACATCCGGGAAGAAGACAAGCCGCTGGATGTGGAGATACCGTCCGTCCGCCACAATCCCATCATGACCGACGCAGACATGGCGCTCAAGATGGATCCCGCCTACCGGAACATCTCCGAGCGTTTTCACCGGGATCCGGCCCACTTTGCCGATGTGTTTGCCCGCGCCTGGTTCAAGCTGACGCATCGCGACATGGGGCCGAAGTCACGGTACCTCGGTCCGGACATCCCGAAGGAAGATTTGATCTGGCAAGACCCTGTTCCGGCGGGCCGCGCGGATTACGACGTCCACGCCGTGAAGGCCAGGATCGCCACCGCGGGGTTGACGATTTCCGACATGGTTCGCACCGCCTGGGACAGCGCCCGCACCTTCCGCCATTCGGACATGCGAGGCGGCGCCAACGGCGCGCGCATCCGCCTCGCCCCGCAGAAGGACTGGGAGGGCAATGAGCCGCCGCGGCTGGCCAATGTGCTGGCTACGCTGGAACCCATCGCCGAAGCGTCGGGAGCCAGCATCGCCGACGTGATTGTCCTGGCGGGCAATGTCGGCATCGAACTGGCCGCCAAGGCCGCGGGTATCGACATCGAGGTGCCTTTCGCGCCCGGCCGTGGAGATGCCACGGCGGCCATGACCGATGCCGAATCGTTTGAGGTCCTGGAGCCGCTCGCCGATGGTTTCCGCAACTGGCTCAAGAAGGATGATGCGGCCAGCCCGGAGGAGCTTCTGCTCGAGCGGGCCCAGTTGATGGGACTGACGGCATGCGAGATGACGCTACTGACTGGCGGCATGCGGGTACTGGGAACCAACCATGGCGGCACTCGGCACGGGGTGTTCACTGACCGGATCGGCCACCTGACCCAGGACTTTTTCGTGAATCTGACCGACATGTCGTACGAATGGAAAGCTGTCGGCCATAACCTGTACGAGATTCGAGATCGCAAGAACGGCACGCCGAAGTGGACGGCGACCCGCGTCGATCTGGTTTTTGGGTCCCATTCCGTGTTACGGGCTTACGCGGAAGTCTATGCGCAGGATGACAATCGGGAAAAATTTGTCAGGGACTTCGTCTCCGCCTGGGCAAAAGTCATGAACGCCGACCGCTTCGACCTGCCCTGA
- a CDS encoding isopenicillin N synthase family dioxygenase, whose translation MTDHPLPLLNLSDFTAGGERCRAFLHALRAASRDVGFFYLTGHGIPGDLQEAVMETARSFFALPDQAKEEVRMVNSPHFRGYTRIGGELTRGQADWREQFDVMREAQVVRCHYGEAPWLRLYGPNQWPSALPRMRELVLDWQDRLTGVTLTLLRAFALALEQDAGVFDESVGEVPFQHLKLIRYPGRDTTLSDQGVGEHKDSGYLTLVLQDDTPGLEVLTDRGWVLATPVPGSFVVNIGELLELASNGYLKATLHRVVTPPAGVTRYSSAFFMGARLDADVPLLDLPGYLAREAKGPSSDPLNPLFHQVGRNVLKGRLRSHVDVANAHYGELEPL comes from the coding sequence ATGACCGACCATCCTTTGCCTCTGTTGAATCTGTCCGATTTCACGGCGGGTGGAGAACGTTGTCGGGCATTTCTGCACGCCTTGAGGGCGGCCTCGCGCGATGTCGGGTTTTTCTACCTGACCGGGCATGGCATCCCCGGCGACCTGCAAGAGGCGGTCATGGAGACGGCCCGTTCCTTCTTCGCGTTGCCGGACCAGGCCAAGGAGGAAGTGCGGATGGTCAATTCACCGCACTTTCGCGGGTATACGCGTATCGGCGGCGAGTTGACCCGCGGGCAGGCCGATTGGCGCGAACAGTTCGATGTGATGCGCGAAGCGCAGGTAGTGCGATGCCATTACGGCGAGGCGCCCTGGTTGCGTCTTTACGGACCGAACCAGTGGCCATCCGCATTGCCGCGGATGCGCGAGCTGGTGCTCGACTGGCAGGATCGCCTGACCGGTGTGACGTTGACGCTCTTGCGGGCCTTCGCCCTGGCTCTGGAGCAGGATGCCGGGGTGTTCGACGAATCGGTGGGCGAGGTGCCGTTCCAGCACTTGAAATTGATCCGCTATCCGGGGCGCGATACGACTTTGAGCGATCAGGGAGTGGGTGAGCACAAGGATTCCGGCTATCTTACCCTGGTGCTGCAGGACGATACGCCCGGGCTCGAAGTCTTGACGGATCGGGGCTGGGTGCTGGCCACGCCGGTTCCTGGCTCGTTCGTGGTCAATATCGGCGAGCTTCTCGAACTGGCCTCGAACGGTTACCTGAAAGCGACACTGCACCGGGTCGTCACCCCTCCGGCCGGTGTGACAAGATATTCCAGTGCCTTTTTCATGGGCGCGCGGCTGGATGCCGATGTTCCCCTGCTCGATTTGCCCGGGTATCTGGCGCGCGAAGCCAAAGGGCCGAGCAGCGATCCGCTCAATCCCTTGTTCCACCAGGTGGGCCGCAATGTACTCAAAGGTCGGCTGCGTTCCCATGTCGATGTGGCCAATGCCCACTACGGAGAGCTCGAACCGTTGTGA
- a CDS encoding superoxide dismutase family protein, which yields MKPLHCLTLLALSAGAWAGSLEIFTLTPSGPGQSLGVVEYEDNPYGLLLTPRLSGLPPGIHGFHVHDKPSCEAREVNGVATPGSAAEGHWDPDNTGLHLGPYTPGGHRGDLPALYVDASGKASYPVLAPRLKAADLKGHSLMIHAGGDNHSDHPAKLGGGGARLACGVF from the coding sequence ATGAAACCGCTTCACTGCCTCACCCTTCTTGCCCTGTCGGCCGGCGCCTGGGCCGGCTCCCTTGAAATCTTCACCCTGACGCCATCCGGTCCCGGGCAAAGCCTCGGAGTGGTCGAGTACGAGGACAACCCTTATGGTCTGCTGCTGACGCCGCGCCTGAGCGGATTGCCGCCCGGCATTCACGGTTTTCATGTGCACGACAAGCCCTCCTGCGAAGCCCGCGAGGTGAACGGCGTCGCCACGCCGGGCTCCGCGGCGGAAGGCCACTGGGATCCGGACAACACCGGCCTGCATCTTGGGCCTTACACCCCGGGCGGGCACCGCGGCGATTTGCCGGCCCTCTATGTCGATGCGTCCGGCAAGGCGTCCTACCCGGTGCTGGCGCCTCGCCTGAAAGCCGCCGACCTGAAGGGGCATTCGCTGATGATCCATGCCGGCGGCGACAACCACAGCGATCACCCGGCCAAACTGGGCGGCGGCGGGGCCCGCCTGGCCTGCGGAGTGTTTTAA
- the alkB gene encoding DNA oxidative demethylase AlkB yields the protein MTEDLFGGPPGEAERIGAGSALLRGFALPSAADLVAAVDAVISAAPFRRMSTPGGQAMSVTMSNAGALGWITDRRGYRYSPVDPQSGRPWPPLPGCVLSLGRAAAALAGYEDFVPDACLINRYEPGSRMSLHQDRDEKDFDAPIVSISLGLPAVFLFGGLSRSERTARVTLAHGDVLVWGGPDRLRFHGVMPLGAGEHPVTGACRINLTLRKAG from the coding sequence GTGACGGAAGACCTTTTCGGCGGACCGCCAGGCGAAGCGGAGCGGATCGGCGCGGGTAGCGCGCTGTTGCGCGGGTTCGCGCTGCCGTCGGCCGCGGATCTTGTCGCGGCGGTCGATGCCGTGATTTCGGCCGCGCCGTTTCGCCGCATGTCGACACCGGGCGGGCAGGCCATGTCCGTGACAATGAGCAATGCCGGGGCGCTGGGCTGGATCACCGACCGGCGGGGTTACCGTTACTCGCCCGTCGATCCGCAAAGCGGCCGGCCATGGCCTCCGCTGCCTGGCTGCGTCCTGTCGCTGGGGCGCGCCGCCGCGGCGCTCGCCGGTTACGAGGACTTCGTGCCGGATGCCTGCCTGATCAACCGCTATGAGCCGGGCAGCCGGATGTCGCTGCATCAGGACCGGGACGAAAAGGATTTCGATGCGCCCATCGTGTCGATTTCACTGGGCCTTCCCGCGGTGTTTTTGTTCGGAGGCTTGAGTCGGAGCGAGCGCACGGCCAGGGTGACTCTGGCGCATGGGGATGTGCTGGTGTGGGGCGGCCCTGACAGATTGCGCTTTCATGGCGTGATGCCGCTGGGGGCGGGGGAACATCCGGTCACCGGCGCGTGTCGCATCAATCTCACCTTGCGCAAGGCGGGCTGA
- the ada gene encoding bifunctional DNA-binding transcriptional regulator/O6-methylguanine-DNA methyltransferase Ada: MSQLNEFTGLADSDPRWAAIVERDASQDGAFVYSVRTTGVYCRPSCPSRRARRENVAFHDSPASAEAAGFRPCKRCRPDLAAGVSPHAALVASLCRLIAEADTPPTLAGLSKRAGLSPFHLQRVFKSVTGLTPAAYARAVRAGALRGALAEAPSVTDAIYRAGYASSGRFYESADRELGMTPTAFRRRGAGCTIHFAIGQCALGAILVAQSERGVCAISLGDDPQALIEALQNDFPDASLVGGDPQFDAKVARVVGFVEAPGIGFDLPLDIRGTAFQRRVWQALRDIPVGETVSYSELAKRIGMPSASRAVASACAANRIAVAIPCHRVVRTDGSLSGYRWGVERKAALLGREATGRESGGNRA; encoded by the coding sequence ATGTCACAACTCAATGAATTCACCGGGCTCGCCGACAGCGATCCGCGCTGGGCAGCCATCGTCGAGCGCGATGCCTCGCAGGATGGCGCTTTCGTCTATTCGGTGCGGACCACCGGGGTGTACTGTCGGCCAAGCTGCCCCTCGCGTCGTGCCCGCCGGGAAAATGTCGCCTTTCACGATTCCCCCGCCAGCGCCGAGGCGGCCGGTTTTCGTCCATGCAAGCGTTGCCGGCCCGATCTTGCCGCCGGGGTTTCACCGCATGCCGCCCTCGTGGCGTCGCTGTGCCGGCTGATCGCCGAAGCCGATACCCCCCCGACGCTGGCCGGACTGTCGAAGCGGGCGGGATTGAGCCCCTTTCATTTGCAACGCGTGTTCAAATCGGTGACCGGGCTGACGCCGGCCGCCTATGCCCGCGCGGTGCGGGCTGGCGCGTTGCGCGGAGCGCTCGCCGAGGCGCCTTCGGTGACCGATGCGATCTATCGCGCCGGTTATGCCTCCAGCGGCCGGTTCTACGAATCCGCCGACAGGGAGCTTGGCATGACGCCAACGGCTTTTCGTCGTCGCGGAGCCGGATGCACGATCCATTTCGCCATCGGCCAGTGCGCGCTTGGCGCCATTCTTGTGGCCCAGAGCGAACGCGGGGTGTGCGCCATCAGCCTCGGCGATGATCCGCAGGCGCTGATCGAGGCGCTGCAGAATGATTTTCCCGATGCCTCGCTGGTCGGGGGCGATCCGCAATTCGATGCGAAGGTGGCGCGCGTGGTCGGTTTTGTCGAGGCGCCCGGTATCGGCTTTGACCTGCCCCTGGACATACGCGGAACCGCGTTCCAGCGCCGCGTATGGCAGGCCTTGCGCGATATCCCGGTTGGCGAGACCGTGAGCTACTCGGAGCTGGCCAAACGGATAGGGATGCCGTCGGCTTCCCGGGCGGTGGCCTCGGCCTGCGCCGCCAACCGGATCGCTGTGGCGATTCCGTGCCACCGGGTGGTGCGAACGGACGGATCGCTGTCCGGTTATCGCTGGGGAGTCGAGCGCAAGGCCGCCTTGCTCGGACGGGAGGCGACGGGCCGGGAATCTGGCGGGAACCGCGCGTGA
- a CDS encoding NAD-glutamate dehydrogenase translates to MSLTHKTELASLIADIQTVAQSKLSSKEAQKLAAFFPIYFEEAEHGDLRRFSSLDLFGAAMAHFGFAARLEKGHHKARIYNPDFERDGWQSTHSVIEIVTADMPFLIDSLAMFLARNNLNLHLLVHPVLSVLRNDKGELVEVRRTEDRSLPLESFIHVQMDRVSDAATLQRLEDDLNRFIADIRLVVGDEPAMRSVLGEIVSDLGALNGKRAEEATEAVDFLHWMADNHFLFMGYCDYDLVKRDGRDSLRIVKNSGLGILRDQGDKEYSASFEQLPQELRELAHLPQLIILNKSQTRSNIHRPAYIDFVGIKRFNAKGEVVGERRFLGLYTARAYQASPKDIPILRSKVEAVIRGCDYVDNSYKSKTLNFVLESYPRDELLEIPADVLAPIAEGIVNLQERPRVRLFARTDRYHRYVSCLVYVPRDSFNTEVRLKIEKVLVNAFNGQSTEFSVHIGDETLARVHYIIRTASGALPAFREQDIEAEIARVVRGWLEELHQQLIEAYGEEKGNLQFNRYKSAFPLAYREEFAVRNAVLDIQHLEGVDAACPLAMKLYRPFHRNTEDFNLKLFRQSEPLGLSASLPILENMGVKVRDEHPYCVTRGEDDQVWISDFGLDVGGYREQMASETVQRDFQELLAQVFAKRCENDGFNRLTLTAALNWREISLVRALAKYLRQAGLTFSQAYLEQCVANYPEITSRLVRLFAARLSPDQASAGDAEALLAEVRGLLDGVANLDEDRILNGFLTVILATRRTNFWQKAADGQFKSYISFKLESGAIGFLPQPRPLFEIWVYSPRVEGVHLRGSKVARGGLRWSDRMEDFRTEVLGLVKAQQVKNSVIVPMGSKGGFVCKQLPPASDREAWMAEGIACYKTFISGLLDLTDNLVNGKIVPPEDVHRIDADDPYLVVAADKGTATFSDIANSVSESYGFWLGDAFASGGSAGYDHKKMGITARGAWESTKRHFRHLGINTQEQDFTVIGIGDMAGDVFGNGMLLSEHIRLKAAFNHLHIFLDPNPDAAASFAERARLFNLPRSSWTDYNPALISQGGGVFERSAKSVPLSPEVRAWLKTDRDSMAPTELIHEILKAEADLLYNGGIGTYIKSSAESHADARDRANDGLRVNGADLNVRVVAEGGNLGATQRGRIEFALKGGLICSDAIDNSAGVDCSDHEVNIKILLGAVMQAGDMTLKQRNELLAEMTDEVGHLVLRNNYLQTEVLAIKRLEAAAMLSTHARLIAHLEKTGELNRELEFLPSETQINERRLSRQGLVAPEVGVLLAYSKISLDQALLKTDLPDDRDFLPILVNYFPKPLQERFRSQMENHHLKREIISNQLANQIVNRMGTSFVFRLQEESPFSVADIARAWWIASRVFDAESLWTRIESLDNVIPADAQMGLMVQVRTLVERVARWVLRNKRPFASVDAVIAEYVGKVSELLAALPELISGDLYPVVAALEERYHAAGVPADLLSVLARLEFAVPLMDIIDIAAGSDLALNDIARNYLLIGRDLQLDWLRDAITRLPRDNRWQSLARSALRDDLYRLHRSLTGIALKDGGTTFASDWLTRRAPDVEICHQMFAELQSFEALDLAMLSAGMRELNNHLISH, encoded by the coding sequence ATGTCGCTGACCCACAAAACCGAATTGGCGAGCCTGATCGCCGATATCCAAACCGTCGCCCAGAGCAAGCTGTCATCGAAAGAAGCCCAGAAACTGGCCGCATTCTTCCCGATCTACTTTGAGGAGGCCGAGCACGGCGACCTGCGCCGGTTCTCTTCCCTGGATTTGTTCGGCGCCGCCATGGCCCATTTCGGTTTTGCCGCGCGTCTTGAAAAAGGTCATCACAAGGCCCGCATCTACAACCCCGATTTCGAGCGAGATGGTTGGCAAAGCACCCACAGTGTCATCGAGATCGTGACAGCGGACATGCCGTTCCTGATCGACTCCCTGGCGATGTTCCTTGCGCGGAACAATCTCAACTTGCATCTGCTGGTGCATCCGGTGCTGTCGGTGCTGCGCAATGACAAGGGCGAGCTGGTCGAAGTGCGCCGCACCGAAGACCGCAGTCTGCCGCTCGAGTCCTTCATTCACGTGCAGATGGACCGCGTGTCGGACGCCGCCACCTTGCAGCGCCTGGAAGACGATCTGAACCGCTTTATCGCCGATATCCGCCTTGTGGTCGGCGACGAGCCGGCGATGCGCTCCGTGCTGGGCGAGATCGTGTCCGATCTGGGCGCGCTCAACGGCAAGCGCGCGGAAGAGGCGACCGAAGCGGTCGACTTCCTGCACTGGATGGCGGATAACCACTTCCTTTTCATGGGCTATTGCGATTACGACCTCGTCAAGCGCGACGGCCGGGACAGTCTGCGCATTGTCAAGAACTCCGGGCTTGGCATCCTGCGCGATCAGGGCGACAAGGAGTATTCCGCAAGCTTCGAGCAATTGCCGCAGGAGTTGCGCGAACTGGCCCATCTGCCGCAGCTGATCATCCTGAACAAGTCCCAGACCCGCTCCAATATCCACCGTCCGGCCTATATCGATTTTGTCGGCATCAAGCGCTTCAACGCCAAGGGCGAGGTCGTCGGTGAGCGCCGTTTCCTCGGCCTGTACACCGCGCGCGCGTACCAGGCTTCGCCCAAGGACATCCCGATCCTGCGCAGCAAGGTCGAGGCCGTGATTCGCGGTTGCGACTATGTCGACAACAGCTACAAGTCCAAGACCCTGAACTTCGTGCTGGAAAGCTATCCGCGCGATGAACTGCTGGAGATTCCGGCCGATGTGCTGGCGCCGATCGCCGAGGGCATCGTCAACCTGCAGGAGCGTCCGCGCGTTCGCCTGTTCGCCCGCACCGATCGCTATCATCGCTATGTGAGCTGCCTGGTCTATGTGCCGCGCGACAGCTTCAACACCGAAGTGCGGCTGAAGATCGAAAAGGTCCTGGTCAACGCTTTCAACGGTCAATCCACCGAATTTAGCGTGCATATCGGCGACGAGACCCTGGCTCGCGTGCACTACATCATCCGTACAGCGTCGGGCGCGTTGCCCGCTTTCCGCGAACAGGATATCGAAGCCGAGATCGCCCGTGTGGTGCGCGGCTGGCTGGAGGAACTGCACCAGCAGTTGATCGAGGCGTACGGTGAAGAGAAGGGCAACCTGCAGTTCAACCGCTACAAGTCGGCCTTCCCGTTGGCGTACCGCGAAGAGTTCGCCGTGCGCAACGCGGTGCTGGACATCCAGCATCTGGAAGGCGTGGACGCGGCATGCCCGCTGGCGATGAAGCTGTATCGCCCGTTCCATCGCAATACCGAGGACTTCAACCTCAAGCTGTTCCGCCAGAGCGAGCCGCTTGGCCTGTCGGCCAGCCTGCCGATTCTGGAAAACATGGGCGTGAAAGTGCGCGACGAGCATCCCTATTGCGTCACGCGCGGCGAGGACGATCAGGTCTGGATCAGCGATTTCGGTCTGGATGTCGGCGGCTATCGCGAACAGATGGCTTCCGAGACAGTTCAGCGCGACTTCCAGGAGCTTTTGGCGCAGGTGTTCGCCAAGCGTTGCGAAAACGACGGCTTCAATCGTCTGACCCTGACGGCGGCGCTCAACTGGCGCGAGATTTCGCTGGTGCGCGCGTTGGCCAAATACCTGCGCCAGGCCGGTCTGACGTTCAGTCAGGCCTACCTTGAGCAGTGCGTCGCCAATTACCCCGAGATCACCTCGCGACTGGTGCGCCTCTTCGCCGCGCGCCTGTCGCCCGATCAAGCCAGCGCCGGCGATGCCGAGGCCTTGCTGGCCGAAGTGCGCGGGCTGCTGGATGGTGTCGCCAATCTGGATGAGGATCGCATCCTCAACGGTTTCCTGACCGTCATCCTGGCCACGCGCCGCACCAATTTCTGGCAAAAGGCCGCCGACGGCCAGTTCAAATCCTATATCTCGTTCAAACTGGAATCGGGCGCCATCGGCTTCCTGCCGCAGCCGCGGCCGCTGTTCGAAATCTGGGTGTACAGCCCGCGCGTCGAGGGCGTGCACCTGCGCGGCTCCAAGGTGGCGCGCGGCGGCCTGCGCTGGTCGGACCGCATGGAAGATTTCCGCACCGAAGTGCTGGGGCTTGTCAAAGCGCAGCAGGTCAAGAATTCGGTGATCGTCCCGATGGGGTCGAAGGGCGGTTTCGTGTGCAAACAGCTGCCCCCGGCTTCGGACCGCGAAGCCTGGATGGCCGAGGGTATCGCCTGCTACAAAACCTTCATCTCCGGTCTGCTCGATCTGACCGACAATCTGGTGAACGGCAAGATCGTTCCGCCGGAGGATGTGCACCGGATCGATGCCGACGACCCGTATCTCGTGGTCGCGGCCGACAAGGGCACGGCGACTTTCTCCGATATCGCCAACAGTGTCTCGGAGTCCTACGGCTTCTGGCTGGGTGACGCCTTCGCCTCTGGCGGCTCCGCCGGTTACGACCACAAAAAGATGGGCATCACCGCCCGTGGCGCCTGGGAGTCGACGAAGCGCCATTTCCGGCATCTGGGCATCAATACCCAGGAGCAGGATTTCACGGTGATCGGTATCGGCGACATGGCTGGTGACGTGTTCGGCAATGGCATGCTGCTGTCCGAGCACATCCGGCTGAAAGCGGCGTTCAACCACCTGCATATTTTCCTGGATCCGAACCCCGATGCGGCGGCGAGTTTCGCCGAGCGCGCCCGCCTGTTCAATCTGCCGCGTTCGAGCTGGACGGATTACAACCCGGCGCTGATTTCACAGGGAGGCGGGGTGTTCGAGCGTTCCGCCAAGTCGGTTCCGTTGTCGCCGGAAGTGCGCGCATGGCTGAAAACCGATCGTGACAGCATGGCTCCGACCGAGTTGATCCATGAAATTCTCAAGGCCGAGGCGGATCTGCTGTACAACGGGGGGATCGGAACGTACATCAAGTCGTCCGCCGAGAGCCATGCCGACGCCCGTGACCGCGCCAACGACGGGCTGCGCGTCAATGGCGCCGACCTGAACGTGCGTGTCGTGGCGGAAGGCGGCAACCTTGGCGCCACGCAGCGCGGCCGTATCGAGTTCGCGCTCAAGGGCGGCCTGATCTGCTCGGATGCCATCGACAACTCGGCCGGCGTCGACTGCTCCGACCACGAAGTCAACATCAAGATCCTGCTGGGCGCGGTGATGCAGGCCGGGGACATGACGCTCAAGCAGCGTAATGAACTCCTCGCCGAGATGACCGACGAAGTCGGCCACCTTGTGCTGAGAAACAATTACCTGCAGACCGAAGTGCTGGCGATCAAGCGTCTGGAAGCGGCGGCCATGCTGTCCACCCATGCGCGGCTGATCGCCCATCTGGAAAAAACCGGCGAGCTGAACCGCGAGCTGGAGTTCCTGCCGTCCGAGACGCAAATCAATGAACGCCGTCTGTCCCGTCAGGGGCTTGTGGCGCCGGAAGTCGGTGTGCTGCTCGCCTACAGCAAGATCTCGCTGGATCAGGCGCTGCTCAAGACCGATCTGCCGGACGACAGGGATTTTCTGCCGATCCTGGTGAATTATTTCCCGAAACCGCTGCAGGAGCGTTTCCGTTCCCAGATGGAAAACCACCATCTGAAACGCGAGATCATCTCCAACCAGCTCGCGAACCAGATCGTGAACCGCATGGGCACGTCCTTTGTGTTCCGCCTGCAGGAGGAGTCGCCGTTCTCGGTGGCCGATATCGCCCGCGCCTGGTGGATCGCCAGCCGCGTGTTCGATGCCGAGAGTCTCTGGACGCGGATCGAGTCGCTCGATAACGTCATTCCGGCCGATGCCCAGATGGGGCTGATGGTGCAGGTGCGAACGCTGGTCGAACGCGTGGCGCGCTGGGTGTTGCGCAACAAGCGGCCGTTCGCTTCGGTCGATGCGGTGATCGCCGAATATGTGGGCAAGGTGTCGGAATTGCTCGCGGCGTTGCCGGAGCTGATCTCGGGAGACCTTTATCCGGTTGTGGCCGCTCTGGAAGAGCGTTACCACGCCGCCGGCGTGCCGGCCGACCTGCTGTCCGTGCTGGCGCGTCTGGAGTTCGCGGTGCCGCTGATGGACATCATCGACATCGCCGCTGGCAGCGATCTTGCCCTTAACGATATCGCCCGCAACTATCTGCTGATCGGCCGCGACCTGCAGCTTGACTGGCTGCGCGACGCCATCACCCGGCTGCCGCGCGATAATCGCTGGCAGTCGCTGGCGCGTTCGGCGCTGCGCGACGACCTGTACCGGTTGCACCGCTCCCTGACGGGGATCGCGCTGAAGGACGGTGGTACGACGTTCGCCAGCGACTGGCTGACGCGCCGCGCGCCCGATGTGGAGATCTGCCACCAGATGTTCGCCGAGCTGCAGTCCTTCGAGGCGCTGGACCTGGCGATGCTGTCGGCCGGCATGCGCGAGTTGAACAATCACCTGATCTCGCACTGA